The genomic interval cactagatttgattgttgtaggtactgatgaggtcggggaccagtgagcgagcttgggtcggcagtagtaggaacccgaggacctcattttcagcacttactatttttattccaaactcagtttttttattttgttgaattattttaagttgttattttgaaaacattatttacttccgctgctactttaaacattgaatctttttatcagtgtattttatgaatgaggcattttatttatttaaagagaaaattttaaattattccgcaaatttcaagtacgAAAACACGGGCCTCTACAGAAGAAGTTTCTTGGGTCatcttgtaatgcccgagattttattttgttaattcgagattattgatttatgaattgttgcgATTAGAAGGACCGCGCGGAGACAAGAGTTGAAAAAGCATGttctatgtgcgaggacagacacctcgcacatatgcgcgagaagaggcacgcatatgcgcgagcaaggCAAaagaactcgcgcatatgcgcgagcatgtcAAATTTTcaagtgccgagacagtaggtctcgcgcatatgcgcggggacggggcacgcatatgcgcgagaagataaATTGTTAtgcgccgagacagtaggtctcgggCATATGCGCTAGtgaaggtcgcgcatatgcgcgagacgtgctgaacAAAGAAGCAACCACATGTCCTATTATGCAACTTGATATGTAAATAAATGTTCATTGTCTTAAGAATTCAGGAAGAACCGAGAAGTATTCTCAGAAATCCTCAACCTCTTTCAACGCTTAGATTTTTGGTTTGGCAAGATCTAACCATTTTAATTGCTATCCAAACATAATTCCGTGATCTTCTCGTCAAGAGCTTCAACgagatgtaagttttattcaaTTCCTGTATGGTTTTAAATTGAGGTGTTGGTGAAATCAGGAATTGAGTGCTATCATATGTTTTTGAGATATTAGAGATTGTAGAATCAAAAGAATGGACCGTATATGCAATTGTTATCACTTTTCCAGATTATGGTTGAATGAGATTGTGCAACTTTTGATATTGTGAGTTGTACTTGtcattgattatgagttatgattGGTATCTTGTTATTGCGTTGACGGTTATATCGAGAGtgcgccgttatgccgttggaATCTAGataaattgagtattgatcatagCAAGCCTTGAGTTGAAATGTATATGATGGGGTGCTCTTGAATGTCATTACCAATTAGTAGTGAAAGCTTCGAATTCAAGACTTCAACATCGTCAGATCGACGAAAACAAAGGTacaaatcaatgttaaccgggagatatgACTCGAGTAAGAGATAACTTGAGTTTcgtaaaatcacatacttatttgttattgttttaatacctttttatttcttgaatgtgtatgcttattctattgatttatagaaaagcagagaatagaagatagatatcgagaaAGAGTCTTTGGAAGaggtgccaagacactggatgtttggtttatatcgatgtgcttaggagtagatcgactcctattgcagagattcgatataatgtgCCAAAACTCCGagaactgggatccctagactagaaaAGAGTCAAGTCAGAGATTAAGAGTCAAAGattttgatttacagttttatatcgattcatgtctttcagattatgatacatgttcTGATAActattatatgcttttgtatatatttatatgaaatgcatgtatacgttgtttatactaggaattatattctcaccatagttatccggctgttgttgtgtttgtatgtgtgcatgacaacaggtgggacatgatcagcgtcgagaagaggatgggagatcgagattagagtggagatccgggcttagaAATAGAGCTGTTGTTCAACACATGACTTGTAGTTGATAAACACTGGTatgttattgttttattttgtaaaaaactTGTACTATGGATCTTGATGTAGATATTGCTTTTaatcttgtaaatgaaataagattGATTATCATATATTGCGCacttatgtatttttttttaaaaatttagacccatacaattaattgatccatttaatcccaaagacgattTAAGAAGAGGAATTAGGTTCGGGTTCCCACACCAGAGCTGTATGTTCCTTAGACTGGGATAGAAgcgagtgagcggggtagactgagtTTTCTTTCTTGCTTCTATGGTGCTAGCATGCGATTGATTATGATGTTGAGTTACATATATTATATGCTAATATCAcaacatgttttactgctttaaatacatgtttacctaattatcttaattgattgCAAAACGTGTATTACCGGAGTGAATCAGAtacgattcttgatcagcagtaagatgatcagaggaggactgaaacagatttgttagattggattactaatccatttgataatcagatatgcctcctcgatgAATATCAGAACAGGGTAGTAACTCAAataatccgatggatgtgacagcGACACCGATAGAAACActgctgaagagatttcagtcgtttaAACCACCGACTCTGAAGGGCACTGAGACGTCAGTTGCCtgtgagagctggcttgatgatattgagatgttgtttgacTCACTTGATTATACAGATGAGCGTAGAGTCagactgattgggcaccagttgcatgatgttgcgaaGAATTGGGGGCTCACGACCAAGAGAGCTTTGGAGCATCAAGGTACGGTTATTACTTGGAAGAtttttaagactgaattttttcaaagatttttccctgtattgattgatacgggtgcatcgcatacttttatttctgaaatatttgcattgatgcatgatttgtctgttgagtcattatctgctgtagtatATGTCTCTTCACCTTTGGGGAGAGGTCTAATATCCAATCTTgatgaacggtacggtttaagatttaatatgtttattgactccttggttaagtttaagtatagttttaatgttaagagtttcgatttatggtttatagtattgttgattatagatgatgtgtagttaTGTTGTAGCGTCGTTacgatttaattcatgataatttgtatgttgagccaattggtatgaggccaattggagtggttagatgaGATATAGAGGTTcaactttcttgttgagagtgttgcCAAATTATGAGGAGAAGagacgttgcgattcgatttttagTTTCTACGTATACTGTTGGCTATAGaggagagtgcacccgcgccaaGAAAGCTTCCGCACCTGCGGTGAGTTGATAGTAGGGACGCTGCACCCACGCTAGAAaagacaccgcacctgcggtggttGGGCAGAagcaataccgcacccgcggtccattaTGCAGCACACCTGCGGTCGTTCGTTTGGAATTTTCGGAAGTGGTACAGACTtcctagcgcacccgcggtaagaaggctagcgcacccgcggtcagtgAATAGTAAAGTCGTATTTTCGagatttaagtgatataatacaAGAGTTGCCTCAATTTTCTTCATTCTTTCCCAATTCTCTCGGTTCTTCAGCTCATGGGAAGCTAGGGTTCTCATTtactttcttttatttctttgatTCTAGCATCTTGTTGGGTTCTTGAAGTTAGAACAAGAAcattttgggttcaaggagctaaggtaatctTGTGGCTTTAtttatttcttggtttatgGTGTTGGGGGAaattatgagattattgattgtgttggttttatgggttttatggtatgggtttgtgattattaagttgttgatggttcaatacatggtttattgttcTAGGATTTGTACCAAGATATTAGaatcaaggtttccattggttgtaagttgaattcattccttgtgctcacatgaagtatatgtattgtatttcaatggttttaacatgccattcccttccatttgattcatgttatgtattgatacactttgttgtatattagaggcatttgtatgtctcaattatgtcaaaggGAATGCAAAAGAGgagagtcttcaaagtgttcGTTTTAATGCCCAAGAGacagttcaaatgatttattggattgataaatagatagtcagagattgcatgcaattagttgatcaacgaccataggcttatatcccaaaagaataatcgatttatatcgatgggatataggtatacagacagagatactatttagatatcaatccatcagagaaaagagaaataccatcattatTGTTCATGTTCTACTATATTATTCATGTATTAAGAgttagatggtatttaatgatttcaaagtcatattttacagagtatgatatgtatacatcgctatgtaagagtttcacttgctgagttttatactcattccagttatttcatgtgttgcagataagagtgacgagccgggacgttgattggggcCGAAGTCATATGTAcagagatggaaggaagaaagaTATCTTGTTGGCCTATTGACATGaacaaaatgatattttgtattttgattcaACACCTTGTTGATCCCTTATATACTTTTGGTTGTAAATATATTGGGATTATATTCATGtcaagaaattatttttaaatcctTCATTCCTCTaagtaaaatttaaatttcccttttattttattaaaatcagTCAAGggtgttacatttagtggtatcaaagcaacgttcttcggaccaatgcatatgacttcgtctactttcaacggtccgggtatgtcttcttctacatctatttattgttatcggttgatatgtattgtgtgagcacattgtCGGATTtaatgcctcctaagagaaaggcttcagagggtgaggatagctcctcatcgagagttgtcgatgagttcggcaaattactgaaagagcaagccaaggttcacagtgagcagattcaACAATTGCTCCCTTTGCAAGGTTCAAGTCAAGGTAGAGGCCAAGGGAGAGACCAAGTGGTTCAAGCAGTTGGGACtgatgggatctttactgcttttaagaggatggatccgcctgagtttgctagaagcactgatccattggtAGCTGTAGAGTGGATTAAAGCACTTGAGGTGatatttgatcatctcaaatatgaagacaaggacagagttggttgtgcagtattcatgctagtcaaagctgcacgtatttggtggaatgctaccaaggtaaGTGTTGATGTTCCGGCATTTAATTGGCAAGATTTCACGgatcttttctacgacaagtatttctcGGATGCACTTCAAGCTCAGAAGGAGACTGAGTTTTTGGAGCTTAGACAAGGAAgtatgaatgttgatgagtacattTTGAAGTTTGAGGAAGGCCGTCTGTTTGCCCCTTATATTTCCTCGAtgacaaagacaagggtgctcatttcattagaggacttcgagcagagatcaggagggacatcaatatgtctaagGAAGTGACATTCAAAGAGATCGTGGCTAAAGCATTGTTAGCCCAGCAAGATGAAAAAGATATTGCtagagagagacaggcgaggcagcaGGCTATTGCTCAAAGGGGTCAAGGCTCGAGCCAAAGAGGGAAAGGTAGTTTCAAAGGGAATGGCAAGATAGAGTTGAGTTCTAAAGCACTGACAGTTCCATCTGATCCAGAGAAGccgttgtgtcccaagtgcagtagtTATCAcagtggagagtgtagatttggtaCTCCTACGTGCTACCGATGTGGTACTGCAAAACATATCGCCAAGGACTGTCCGAGAAgatcgagtaaagagaaggtgcagggtcgcatcttcaccatgacgaaggaaggtatcaACCCTGATTCTTCtatgatctctagcactatcttaatttcaggcagagtagctacgacattgattgatacaggtgctactcattcttttatatccgaactatttttgagatctttgggtttagttccttctattcttccccttcagtttaatgttgtattaccttctggggatgtgttgtgcccacGTCTATTTTGTATGTGTGTTCTTGTCAAACAGATGAAcgagtggtttatgccgatttgattgttattccgatggttgcgtttgatattatacttggcatggattggctatcgaatTACCGTGCAGCGATTGATTGTGTTGCCAAGACGGTGAAATTTTCAGATGATGGAAATAAGGAAGTTATGCTCgtcagtgcaggtacttcgttggttcttccttttatttcgtgtcttgatgctaagaagttgttgttcagaggttgtgatgggtttttggcttcgattgttgatatggatagaattgtgaagttgagtattgatgatattgatgttgtgagagagttccctgatgtatttgaggatgatgtgccgggtttaccgccggacagagatgtagagtttgtgatcgatctaGTTCCGGGgacggttcctatttccaaagctccgtacagaatggccccaacagagatgaaagaattgaagacacaattgcaggatcttttggataaaggttttattcggccgagttcttcgccttggggagctccggttcttttcgtcaagaagaaagacgggtctttgcggctgtgcATTGACTACAGagaaatcaacaaagtgacgattaagaataaatatccattgccacgGATAGACGACCTTTTTGACCAACTGCAGGGGGATAtagtgttttcgaagattgatctgcgatctggctattatcagttgaaagttAGAGAGTCTGATATCCATAAGACGGCGTTTCGGACAGGTATGGTCATTACGAATTTCTTGCGATGTCATTCggtttgactaatgctccttcagtttttgtggatcttatgaaccgggtgttcaagccgtatttggatagctttgtcaatgttttcatcgacgatatattgatttattccaagaccagagagcttcatgcagagcacctcagagttgttcttcaattgttgagagagaaaaggctgtatgctaaattgaagAAATGctagttctggttggagcagatttctttcttaggccatgttgtctcgaaggatggtTTAGCTGTAGGTCCAGCGAAAATCAAGGCGATACAGAAttggcctatccctaccactgtatcagaggtacgcagttttcttggtttggcgggttattatcgtcgttttatttcagatttttccaagattgccctgccattaaccaatctaacgaggaagactgtgaagtttgagtggtccaatgaatgccaAAGGGGAttccaggagttgaaggataagttgacgatagctccggtacttgcattgcccagtggtacAGAGGaatttgttgtttatactgatgcgtcgaagaagggccttggtgcagtgctgatgcagcgtggaaaagttattgcctatgcttctcgtcaaTTTAAAGAttatgagaaaaattatcctgcgcatgatctggaattggcagctgtggttttcacCTTAAAAATgtggagacattatttatatggcgaaaagtgtgaaattttcacggatcacaagagtttcaggtatttgttttctcagaaagaactcagtatgcgacagagacggtgTTTAGAACTtctcaaagattatgatgtgacgattagttaccacctaaggaaggcgaatgttgtagcggatgcattgagccgtaagtcaaGTTCCTATTTGAGTTCTATGATCCAGAAGCCGTTCTTGTTAGACTTGCAACGAGAagagatagctttggtggttcAGGGAACTAtcgctcgcttttcagcgttgatcattcgggctacattgacggacatgatCAGTAGAGAGCAGGCCATTGATGCACAGTTGACAGAGATGAGAACTAGAGCAgaagagagaggtaattcagagtttgggattaatagagatggtttgaggacattcagaggccgtataTGCATTCCTACtagtgatgatattcggcgagacgtcttgacagaagCACATACCGCaccatactcgatacatccaggtagtaccaagatgtatcaggatcttcgtagactctattggtggccaggtatgaagaaggatattgccatgtttatttctcagtgtctaACCTTTCAGCAGGTAAAAATCGAGCACCatagacctgctgggacattgtagtcattgccgattcctcaatgaaAATGGGAGCACATTA from Primulina eburnea isolate SZY01 chromosome 17, ASM2296580v1, whole genome shotgun sequence carries:
- the LOC140817924 gene encoding uncharacterized protein yields the protein MDVTATPIETLLKRFQSFKPPTLKGTETSVACESWLDDIEMLFDSLDYTDERRVRLIGHQLHDVAKNWGLTTKRALEHQASCWVLEVRTRTFWVQGAKVSVDVPAFNWQDFTDLFYDKYFSDALQAQKETEFLELRQGSMNVDEYILKFEEGRLFAPYISSMTKTRQDEKDIARERQARQQAIAQRGQGSSQRGKGSFKGNGKIELSSKALTVPSDPEKPLCPKCSSYHSGECRFGTPTCYRCGTAKHIAKDCPRRSSKEKGDIVFSKIDLRSGYYQLKVRESDIHKTAFRTDLQREEIALVVQGTIARFSALIIRATLTDMISREQAIDAQLTEMRTRAEERVFIYYILIYSWSREEHSQDLRTVLQNLQDRRLYAKFNKFDFWLDRLEFLGHIVSQDGIEFYPSKVEAVRYFPVLKSVAEIRSFLRLAGYYRKFIQGF